One part of the Magallana gigas chromosome 5, xbMagGiga1.1, whole genome shotgun sequence genome encodes these proteins:
- the LOC105343215 gene encoding alpha-crystallin A chain: MSRLVPVNYFGSGYFERQLSLFPKFQSEFQKSFDEFEKEMHKLRREMFKLSPWDAGRDPFDMAHWGLQDVLQVDSPYVEDVSGNKKLNLKFDCSRFKPEEITVKAIDRNLTVHAKHEESGPDKRMYREFTRSYVLPENVDPSKLTSSLSSDGVLCIEAPAPKDVPTRRERLIPTEHLAIQ, translated from the coding sequence ATGTCTCGCCTTGTTCCTGTTAATTATTTTGGATCGGGATATTTTGAGAGGCAATTATCGCTTTTTCCCAAGTTCCAGAGTGAATTTCAGAAAAGTTTCGATGAATTCGAGAAAGAAATGCATAAACTTCGCAGAGAAATGTTCAAACTAAGCCCCTGGGATGCCGGGCGGGACCCCTTTGACATGGCGCACTGGGGATTACAAGACGTGTTACAAGTGGATAGTCCCTATGTCGAAGACGTTTCTGGAAACAAAAAGCTGAATTTGAAATTTGACTGCAGCCGATTTAAACCTGAGGAAATTACCGTGAAAGCAATAGATAGAAACCTAACTGTGCACGCCAAGCACGAGGAGTCGGGCCCGGACAAGAGGATGTACCGGGAATTCACCCGGTCCTACGTTCTCCCGGAAAACGTGGACCCCTCCAAACTCACTTCCTCCCTCTCGTCCGATGGAGTTCTTTGTATCGAGGCGCCGGCCCCGAAGGATGTCCCGACCAGAAGAGAAAGGCTTATTCCAACGGAGCACTTGGCCATCCAATAG
- the LOC105343214 gene encoding NEDD8-conjugating enzyme Ubc12: protein MIKLFSLKQQKKDGIDSPDRGSQKKASAAQLRIQKDINELNLPKTCQVDFPDPDDLLNFKLIISPDEGFYRGGRFVFSFKVLQGYPHDPPKVKCETMVYHPNIDLEGNVCLNILREDWKPVLTINSIVYGLQYLFLEPNPEDPLNKEAAEVLQSNRRLFEQNVTKSMRGGYIGSMYFDRCLK, encoded by the exons AtgataaaactattttctttaaaacaacagaaaaaggATGGAATTGATTCTCCCGACAGAGGATCACAGAAAAAGGCTTCAGCGGCACAACTACGTATACAGAAAG atataaatgaattaaatttaccAAAGACGTGTCAAGTAGATTTCCCTGACCCAGATGATTTACTGAACTTCAAGCTTATAATATCTCCTGATGAA GGGTTTTACAGAGGTGGTCGCTTTGTGTTCAGCTTCAAAGTCTTGCAAGGATATCCTCATGACCCCCCAAAGGTGAAGTGTGAAACCATGGTGTATCACCCCAATATTGATCTAGAGGGAAACGTCTGTCTAAATATACTAAG agaAGACTGGAAGCCAGTGCTTACAATAAATTCTATTGTGTACGgattacagtatttatttttg GAACCTAACCCAGAGGACCCACTGAACAAAGAAGCTGCTGAGGTGCTCCAGAGTAACCGGCGCTTGTTTGAACAGAACGTCACCAAGTCTATGCGCGGCGGCTACATCGGTTCCATGTACTTTGACCGCtgcttaaaatga